A section of the Streptomyces sp. CG1 genome encodes:
- a CDS encoding glutamate decarboxylase, which translates to MVHRHDSSESLIDPAYTGRLERIQVPKNRLPDQEAAPQAVYRMIHDELLLDGSSRLNMATFVTTWMDPEAEKLMAETFDKNMIDKDEYPQTAEIERRCVNIVADLFHAPAKGDAVGVSTLGSSEAVMLGGLAMKWKWRQRRQAAGLSSDRPNLVMGSNVQVVWEKFCRYWDVEPRYVPVAHDRFTVDADEAMTYVDENTIGVVPILGTTHTGEFEPIKAIHDKVVAYNAEHGTDIAIHVDAASGGFVAPFLHPDLEWDFRLPQVKSINVSGHKYGLTYPGIGFVVWRSAEDLPEDLVFHVNYLGGDMPTFTLNFSRPGNQVVGQYYNFVRLGRAGYTKIMTGLRDTAHYLADGIAKLGIFDVISDGTDIPVVSCKLTDPSTFTVFHVSDELRRHGWQVPAYTMPPNAEDIAVLRIVVREGFGRDLAECLLAAIGNAVDRLTTTPPAHEAESGFSHT; encoded by the coding sequence GTGGTACATCGTCACGACAGCAGCGAATCGCTGATCGACCCGGCCTACACCGGACGCCTGGAGCGCATACAGGTTCCGAAGAACAGGTTGCCCGACCAGGAGGCGGCGCCCCAGGCGGTCTACCGGATGATCCACGACGAGCTGCTGCTGGATGGCAGTTCACGGCTGAACATGGCGACGTTCGTGACGACGTGGATGGACCCAGAGGCCGAGAAGCTGATGGCCGAGACGTTCGACAAGAACATGATCGACAAGGACGAGTACCCGCAGACCGCGGAGATCGAACGCCGCTGTGTCAACATCGTCGCGGACCTCTTCCATGCGCCCGCAAAGGGCGACGCGGTAGGCGTCTCCACCCTAGGTTCCTCCGAGGCGGTCATGCTCGGCGGTCTCGCCATGAAGTGGAAGTGGCGTCAGCGCCGCCAGGCGGCCGGGCTCTCCTCTGACCGCCCGAACCTGGTGATGGGCTCCAACGTCCAGGTGGTGTGGGAGAAGTTCTGCCGCTACTGGGACGTCGAGCCCCGCTACGTGCCCGTGGCCCACGATCGGTTCACCGTCGACGCCGACGAGGCCATGACCTATGTGGACGAGAACACCATCGGTGTCGTGCCGATCCTGGGCACCACCCACACCGGCGAGTTCGAGCCCATCAAGGCCATCCACGACAAGGTCGTGGCCTACAACGCCGAGCACGGCACCGACATCGCGATCCACGTCGACGCCGCCTCGGGCGGTTTCGTCGCCCCGTTCCTCCACCCCGACCTGGAGTGGGACTTCCGGCTCCCGCAGGTGAAGTCGATCAACGTCTCCGGCCACAAATACGGCCTCACCTACCCGGGCATAGGCTTCGTCGTGTGGCGCTCGGCCGAGGACCTGCCCGAAGACCTGGTCTTCCACGTGAACTACCTGGGCGGCGACATGCCCACCTTCACCCTCAACTTCTCCCGCCCCGGGAACCAGGTCGTCGGGCAGTACTACAACTTCGTACGCCTCGGCCGGGCGGGCTACACCAAGATCATGACCGGGCTGCGGGACACCGCGCACTATCTCGCCGACGGCATCGCGAAACTCGGCATCTTCGACGTGATCAGCGACGGCACCGACATCCCCGTCGTCTCGTGCAAGCTCACCGACCCGAGCACGTTCACGGTCTTCCACGTCTCCGACGAACTGCGCCGCCACGGCTGGCAAGTGCCCGCCTACACCATGCCGCCGAACGCCGAGGACATCGCCGTACTGCGCATCGTGGTCCGCGAGGGCTTCGGACGTGATCTCGCAGAATGCCTCCTGGCCGCCATCGGCAACGCGGTCGACCGGCTCACCACCACCCCGCCGGCCCACGAGGCCGAATCCGGCTTCTCCCACACCTGA